A part of Desulfotomaculum nigrificans DSM 574 genomic DNA contains:
- a CDS encoding class I SAM-dependent methyltransferase, giving the protein MINWFSAAKLGHHFIAEKLQAGDTAVDGTMGNGHDTLILAQLVGPTGKVWAFDIQAQALANTRERLATAGVLDERIELIQDGHEYIKKYVSHPIQAAIYNLGYLPGGDHAIITLTETTLTAIRDTLDLLAAGGRMVVVVYPGHPGGDREKEAVEAYLARLDAREYKVLKCNFLNRPATAPGVILIEKGGGRN; this is encoded by the coding sequence TTGATTAACTGGTTTTCCGCCGCTAAACTGGGTCATCATTTTATTGCCGAAAAGCTACAAGCGGGGGATACGGCAGTAGACGGAACCATGGGCAATGGTCATGATACCTTGATACTGGCTCAGTTAGTGGGGCCGACGGGTAAGGTATGGGCCTTTGACATTCAGGCCCAGGCCCTGGCCAATACCAGGGAAAGGCTGGCCACTGCCGGGGTATTGGATGAGCGCATAGAACTAATCCAGGATGGACATGAGTATATAAAAAAATATGTGTCCCATCCTATTCAGGCGGCCATATATAATTTAGGTTACCTGCCGGGGGGAGACCACGCCATCATTACGTTGACCGAGACAACCCTGACGGCCATCCGTGACACGTTGGATTTGCTGGCAGCGGGTGGCAGGATGGTGGTGGTGGTTTATCCGGGCCACCCGGGAGGCGACCGGGAAAAAGAGGCTGTGGAAGCTTATCTGGCCCGGCTTGATGCCAGAGAGTATAAAGTATTGAAATGTAATTTTCTTAACCGACCGGCCACTGCGCCGGGTGTGATATTGATTGAAAAGGGAGGGGGCAGGAATTGA
- a CDS encoding NAD(+)/NADH kinase yields the protein MNTIGLVVNSNKGNVAGAVGKLVDWLQERQVKVLFNEESATLLGRPAAGMPTRELGPKCDCIMVWGGDGTLLNCARQVAPSGTPIFGVNLGRLGFLTEIDIPDLTEKMQALIAGQYTIKERMMLEAAVLRDGQPVYNSICLNDAVVAKGAFLKMVHLNLQVDGELVGRFAGDGVIVSSPTGSTAYSLSAGGPIITPEVNVLLITPICPHSLANRPIVISPESQVEIEVLPTEGQVMLSMDGQPGFTLNNGDRVLVKKAPIKARFVKISQTSFYQVLREKLKEWQGC from the coding sequence TTGAACACCATCGGACTGGTGGTCAACAGCAATAAAGGCAATGTAGCGGGCGCCGTGGGAAAACTCGTAGATTGGCTGCAGGAGCGGCAGGTGAAGGTCCTTTTCAACGAGGAAAGCGCCACGTTGCTGGGTCGTCCGGCGGCAGGTATGCCCACCAGGGAGTTAGGCCCAAAATGTGATTGTATTATGGTTTGGGGCGGTGATGGCACACTGCTTAATTGTGCCAGACAAGTAGCCCCATCCGGTACGCCCATATTTGGGGTTAATCTGGGACGGTTGGGATTTTTAACCGAGATAGACATACCGGACTTGACAGAAAAAATGCAAGCCTTAATTGCCGGCCAATACACCATCAAGGAAAGAATGATGCTGGAAGCCGCCGTGCTGCGGGATGGGCAACCGGTGTACAATTCCATCTGTCTGAATGATGCAGTGGTGGCTAAAGGGGCCTTTCTCAAAATGGTTCACTTAAACCTTCAGGTGGACGGTGAATTAGTTGGACGATTTGCCGGTGATGGAGTAATTGTATCCAGCCCCACTGGTTCCACCGCCTACTCGTTGTCTGCTGGGGGCCCGATTATTACGCCGGAAGTTAATGTTTTATTAATTACGCCCATTTGCCCTCATTCCTTAGCCAACCGTCCCATCGTCATTTCGCCGGAAAGCCAGGTGGAAATTGAGGTATTACCAACCGAAGGCCAAGTTATGTTAAGTATGGACGGGCAACCGGGCTTTACCCTGAACAACGGTGACCGGGTACTGGTGAAAAAGGCACCAATTAAAGCCCGGTTTGTCAAAATAAGTCAGACCAGCTTCTACCAGGTGCTAAGGGAAAAGTTAAAGGAGTGGCAGGGCTGTTGA
- a CDS encoding PD-(D/E)XK nuclease family protein, whose translation MIPLRSTDLLILGVIIGAFLLYNISKLWRSWATSRRVVKAGKAEAAARKFLESEGYTVLAVQERVPVVTKINGKPHKSHIQADLLVQKGKEIFVVDVKTGETALKPSAPDIRRQLLEYFLVYQTDGVIVLDMDNKKLYRMEFEIKFPSSKGKKLAPYLVTFCAGAVFAWIIFKGGFLS comes from the coding sequence TTGGTGCTTTTTTGCTCTATAATATCAGTAAACTCTGGCGGTCATGGGCTACCAGTCGCCGGGTGGTGAAGGCCGGTAAAGCGGAGGCGGCGGCCAGAAAGTTTTTAGAGTCAGAGGGATATACAGTTTTAGCGGTGCAGGAACGGGTGCCGGTGGTCACCAAAATCAATGGCAAACCACATAAAAGCCACATCCAAGCTGATTTGCTGGTACAAAAGGGAAAGGAAATTTTTGTGGTGGATGTGAAAACCGGTGAGACCGCCCTGAAACCCTCTGCGCCGGATATTAGAAGACAACTTTTGGAGTATTTTCTGGTTTACCAGACTGACGGGGTCATTGTGCTGGATATGGATAACAAGAAACTGTATCGGATGGAGTTTGAAATAAAGTTTCCATCTTCCAAGGGCAAAAAACTAGCCCCTTACTTGGTCACATTTTGTGCCGGGGCGGTTTTCGCCTGGATTATATTTAAAGGAGGATTTCTCAGTTGA